AACGTTTCACGCAAAGGCAGATCCATATCGCACAGCAGCGCGTCCTGCGACCTTCCGAGTGCTTTCTCTACCACCTCTTCCGGGGCTACCTGATCGATAAGCTCGCTGTCCATATCGCTTCTCTCCTCTGCTCGTTCATTCGCGCGCCGCCATACTGAAACGCGATGGGAGCAGACGCTACCCCGAGCTTAATGAACCAGCAGAGAAGTAATTGTCATCTCGAAGTAAGAAGATTGTCACCGCCCTACGTCTGCCTCTTTCGTCCATCGCGACGTGACAATCAATTGACAAAGAGCAGATGATCCGGAGACACCCACGCGTGTACCCCTTAGCTATGGTGAACTCAGCGCCACCACCAATCGGTGGCTCGGCAGAGGTGAACCGAATGAAAGCTTTTCACGAACTCAAGGCAGCCGATCTCACAGCAGAGGTTCTGCAGGATGAGATCGCCTCCAAGGGCTATGTACTGATCCGCGGCCTCCTGCCCCAGGACGCTGTCCACTCCGTGCTGGATGATGTAACACAGCTTCTATCCACCGCGAACTGGCTGGCAGCAGACAGCGACCCTAGAGAGAGAATTGCCAGGATGGGCGCGGCCTGCGGCGATCCGGACCCAGTGTTCAAGCGTGTCTACCAAGAGGTGTTCAACCTCGAATCCTTCCATGCTCTGCCCCATCAATCCACGTTGCACAACGTGATGAAGATGCTCGTCGGCGATCAGGTGCTGGTTCACCCCAAGCCAATCGGCCGCCTGATCTTCCCCAACTGCGAGCATCTCGTCGTTCATGCCCACCAGGACTACGAGTTCATGGGAGGAGACCCCGAGTTCTTCACCGTGTGGATACCCCTGCACGATTGCCCTGTCAACGCAGGCCCCTTACGGATACTCGAAGGCTCCCATCGCTTCGGTGTTCAGCCGCACCAGCGAGAGAATCTCCACGTCCCGGAGATCCCGATAGAAGAGGCCGCAGGCGAGGCATGGGTTGGGGGTCGCATCAACGCCGGTGATGTCCTGATCTTCCACAGCCTGACCGTTCACGCGGCATCTCCGAACCTTACCGAGCAGATGCGCATCTCGCTCGATTGCAGATTCCAAGATGCTCGTCGCGTCCTCAATCCATCCAATCTGGTCTTCGCCGGTGAGTCCGGAAAGTCCTGGGAGAAGACCTACGCCAACTGGCAGTCGGATGAGCTGAAGTTTTACTGGAGGAGTATTCCGCTAACCTTCAAGCCCTCCAAGGCAGAGCTGGAGCATCTGTCCCAGACAGCTGAATCCCCATCGGCTCGCGCGAAGTATGCACGCATGGTCAGCCAGCTTATCTAGCTACCGATGAACTAAAAGAGCTCCGTAATCTGAATGCAACCGTTCAGATTACGGAGCTCTTTCGTCGATGCTTACGCTATAAACCTCAGCCTTGCACCAGCCGACTATCAGGTGCAAGGCCGCAGATCAGAAGCAAGGCTCGTCGCATTCATTCTGGAGCCGATAGCGGATAAGCTCCGCAACGGTAAGCATCTTCAGACCGTGTTCACAGCAAAAATCAACGAGATCCGGCACACGCGCCATTGTGCCGTCATCCTTCATGATCTCGCAGATAACCCCCGCGGGCCTAAGCCCCGCCAACCTGGCCAGATCCACCGAGGCCTCCGTCTGTCCCGCACGCACCAGCACGCCGCCATTGCGCGCCCGCAAGGGAAACACATGACCAGGCCGCGCGAGGTCCTGCGTGGTCGAATCCGGATTGATGGCGACACGAATGGTATGGGCGCGATCATGCGCGGAGATGCCCGTCGTCACGCCCTCCCTGGCCTCAATGCTCTCCGTAAACGCAGTACCAAAGCGAGAGGTATTCACCTGGGCCATAGGATTGAGCCGCAGATGATCGGCACGTTCTTCCGTCAGCGTCAGGCAGATAAGCCCACGGCCAAACCTCGCCATAAAGTTGATGGCCTCGGGCGTTACGAACTCCGCGGCAAGCGTGAGATCGCCTTCATTTTCGCGGTCTTCATCGTCCACCACAACAATCATGCGTCCAAGGGCAAAGCACTCAAGCGCCTCCGGAACAGTGACAAATGGCATCAGCATACTCATTCCATCCCATGCATTTCATTTACATTCCACACATTCAGCGCTACGGGTTGAAGAAGCGCAGCAACTCTTCCTCATCATGCTGACTCAGTTGCGCCCGCACGCGCATATGACGCACCACCGTGCCCGAGATGCGCGGCGAAAATCCATCCGGTGCCGTATGACAACGAGAGCAGTTCTGAGCAAAGATGCGTTCGCCCTCGCTGTGAACCTGCTCAGATTTCTGCGGCTGAGCAACGCGCTTCTGAGCTGCCTGCTGCGTCGGCGCTGTCTGCGCCTGTGCCGCAGCAACAAAGATCAGTAGAAACGCACCAACTGCGAGTGCAAATCGAGAAATATATTTCGAGCTCATCTTCATTTTCCTTTCCAGGCTGGAAATAGGAAGCGATAAACGATCCCCGTCTCCCAGATGTTGTTATTACCGGTGGAAGAAAACTGCCGTGAGTAGCTGGTAAGAATTCGCGTGTTATGCGGCAGGTTGTAGTCCAGCCCAAAGTCCGCACGCTGAGTATTTACGAGCGGCAGGCCATCGCTGACAACGGTATCTCGACGAAACGTCTGCTGAATACGGAACACCGGCTCGATACGGCCGATCCAGCTATCCAGCCCTCCAAAAGCCTGCGTCCGATAGTCTGCTTCGATCCAGTAGCCCTGCGCATGATGGCCACGCGCAAACTCCGAGCGAATCCGGAGTGCAGTATTCTTCGGCTCCCACCATACATGCGTGCCGTAGAAGTTCTCTTGTGTCCCTTGCAGCAATCGCCCGTACGACACACCTACCTCCAACCGGCTATCCGGCAGATAGAGGCTCGCGCGGCCGCCAGTGGAGCGTTCCGAATTGAACTGCTCATTCCCGCTGCGTGCGGAAAAGTAGCCAACGTAATCGATCGAGTATTTATGACGTGAGATAGCAGAGCCACGCAGCTCTCCACCAACTCCAGTGCCAGTTCCCATTGCACCCAGGCTTGCGATCAATGGGCCATCTTGCAGATTCCCAATCCAGAGAGGGGAGAGCCGCTCGTTATAAGTACCGAAGGGCGTGATGAAGCTGCCGCCCACAATCGTGAGGTGCCGGGTCGCAAGATAGTCTCCCTGCAGATAAGTCAACCCGATGAAATGGCTATGATCGTACCCAGGTTGACCGCCACCATTAGGCGCAAAGGACTCGGTCAACGCGGCTCGAGACTCCACAAGAAAATGATTTCCGATTGGCGCAGCCAGCAGCGGCTCAATGATGGGCGTATAAGATGTGCTGCCTCCATTGGTTCTAGTGAGAAACCCCACACCACCGGACAGCAATGGGGTATCTTGTGCGGCTCCATACCGCACGGCGCAAAGCATGGCCAGAACCAAGGCAACACGCCTCGTTGACCGTGCCACTTCAGTGAGAGTGAGATGCGAAAATAAACGCGGCATACCTGCAAACTATCGACATGCTCGCCTCGGCGTGTCTCCGGATCGTCTAGTCCTTGTCAATGGATTGTCACTTTTGCAGCCGCGACAACCAACGGCTACCGAACCGCACGAGCAACAAAGGAATGACAATTCGCTGACGCACCCATGACACCGCTCCCCCCCCCTGTTCTCTAGGGTCAATGGTGAAGAGCCGACTGCTCCGGCAGTGCTCCTACTCACTGGTGCAACCATATGACTCTACGGCAACACACGCATCTGAATGTCCGCTTCGCCCGGCCTGCCCGGGTGCTTCTGTTAGCCCTGTCATCCGTCGCAGGCTTCATGCTTCTTCTTCCGAGCCACGCCATGGCCCAGGAGTCGTCCGTCCTTGATTCGACGCAGAGCACAAGCACATCGCAGCCTCCGACGAATCCAGACACCAGCGCCTCCGCGATGGCCTTTGGCGGTAGCACAGATACAAGCGACGATCGCACCTCCTCTATTGCTTCGAGCAATTTGGATGCTCCCGCAGCCTCTCTGCCTGCCGACCAGATCATTCGTATCCTCGAGCAGAACCCCGACCTATCGACAGAGGTAAAGTCCCAGGTCGCCGACCGTCTGCAGCAGCAGGGGACGCAGGTCGAAGCAAGCGATATCTCCGACGCGATGCTCGACAACCAGATCATGACCAACGCCGGCGTGCGTGCAAACATCACAACCTTCCTGCGCTCGCGCGGATACATCTCTCCCCAGAACGGCCTGCAATCCATGGCTACAGGCAACGCGCAGGACGATCCCTTATCCTCGCAGTCTGCCTTGGCATTGTCGGACAACATGAGCACCGCCACCCGGTTCTCTTCAAACTCCTCTCCCCTCGATGAGGACGAAACCACGCTGTCGCCTCGCACCAACACCAGCATCAACCGTCAGAACAATGCGGCCCGGCGAGGACACGAAGAGACGAGCGCCTCGACCGATGCCCCCAAGGTCTTTCATCAACCAACGCCCTACAACCTGCGTTCTATGCGCGATCTGTACACACAGATCCCAGAGCAGTCGGCCCCTCTCAAGCGCTTCGGCTCAGAGGTCTTCGTCACCCGCGACCTCTCTTCGTCCATGTCTCGCGGAACTTCGACTCGCGACACGCCCCTCGACATCCCCCTGGGACCGGACTACGTCGTCGGCCCTGGCGACACGCTCACCATTAACCTGTGGGGCGGCGTCACGCAGAGCCTCACGCGCGCCATCGACCGCAGCGGCCAGATCCTGCTACCCGAAGCCGGTTCACTTCAGGTCGCAGGTCTGCCTCTGCAACGCGCCGAGAGCCTGATCACCAGCGCACTCAAGCAGCAGTACCGCAACGTGCAGGTCTCCGTCATGATCTCGCGCCTGCGCTCGGTCCGCGTCTACCTCGTAGGCGATGTGCAACGCCCCGGCGGCTATGACATCAGCTCGCTCGCAACTCCCCTCAGCGCCCTCTACGCGGCTGGCGGTCCCACCTCGGTCGGCTCGCTCCGCATCGTCCGCCACTATCGCGGACAGCAGCTCATCGAAGACATCGACCTCTACGACTTTCTCCTCCACGGCGTTCAGAAGAACAGCGCACGCTTCGAGAGCGGAGACACACTACAAGTCCCTCCCGCAGGCCCGCAGGTCGCGGTCTCAGGCGCAGTCAAGCGGCCTGCCATCTACGAGCTCAAGCCCGGCGAATCAACCCTTGCCTCCGTGGTGGAAGACGCAGGTGGCCTGACGGTTGCGGCCTCACTCGGCCACATCACCATCGAGCGCATCGACGCCAACCACCAGCGCGAGACCGTAACCCTAAGCAACTCCAGCGGACAAGCCCCACAGCCAGACCACGCCGCTATCGATAAGTTCCTTATCAAAGATGGAGACCGCATCCACATCGCCCCCATCCTTCCCTACAGCGAGCGCGCCATCTACCTACAAGGCCACGTCGTACGCCCTGGACGCCTGCCTTATTCCGATGCCATGCGCCTTAGCGATGTGCTGCACAGCTATCAGGACATGCTGCCGGAGCCCGCGGCCCACGGCGAGATCGTGCGCCTCGTTCCCCCCGACCTCCATGCCGAGACTATCTCCTTCGATGTCCCCGACGTGCTCATCGGCAACGCGAACCTCTCGCTTCAGCCCTTCGATACGATCCGCATCTTCGGCCGCTACGAGGTCGATACCCCCAAGGTCACGATCCACGGCGAAGTTCTCCGCCCCGGCAACTATCCCCTCTCGGCCGGCATGACGGCAGCTCAGCTCGTGCGCATGGCCGGTGGTTTCAAGCGCGACGCACTACTCGACAGCGCCGACCTCACCAGCTACGGCATCGAAGGCGGCAACCGCGTAGCAGGCAAGCTCGCCACACTCCACATCGGAGCCGCCGTCAACGGCACCGAGCCCAACTCAGACGTGCCTCTCAAGCCCGGCGATATCCTCACCATCCACCAGATCACCGGCTGGAACGACATAGGCCAATCAGTCAGGATCGAAGGTCAGGTCCGCTTCCCCGGCAACTACGGCTTTCAAGAGGGCGAGCATCTCAGCTCCGTTCTCCGCCGTGCCGGTGGCCTGCGCGACACCGCATATCCAGAGGGCGCCGTGCTTATCCGCGAGCAGGTACGAGAGCTTGAAGAGAAGAGCCGTCAAGAGCTGATCCGTCAGATTGAGACCAACTCCGCAGCCGCACGCCTTGGCCCAGCTCTTGGAGCCGGAGACACAGGCAGCACGCTGCAACTCATCAAGTCGCAACAGGAGCAGGCCCTCAATCAGTTGAAGAGCCAACCCGCCAGCGGCCGCATGGTCATCCACATCAGCGACGACATCAATAGCTGGGCCAACACCCCCGCGGACATTGAGCTGCGTCGCGGTGACGTCCTTACCATCCCCAAACGCCCCGGCTTCGTGCTCGTGTCGGGCCAGGTCTACAACGCCACCGCGCTCACCTTCGCACCGGGCAAAACAGCAGCCTGGTATCTGAGCCACGCTGGCGGCACCAACAGCACCGCCAACAGGAAGGAAATCTTTATCATCCGAGCCAACGGCTCCGTAGTGGGACACCACTCCGGCGGCTTCTTCGACCCCAACGTGCTCTCCACCCGGCTCAATCCCGGCGACGTCGTCGTAGTGCCGCAGAAGATCATCGGAGCCTCTCTCCTGTGGCGCAACCTCCTGACCACCGCCCAGCTTGCCTCGTCCATCGGTATCACCGCAGGTATCGCGGCAGCAGCCCTGTAAGCAATGCCAGCGTCTCGCATCGTCACGGTGATTCTTATGAGCCTCACATCTGTCGTCACTCAACACGCCGCAGCACAGTCCAAGGACACGCCCCAACGCAACGTGTCCTATATGGCATCGCCATACGTGCCCATCGAGAGCTGGGTCTATCCCGCCTTCGATCTGCTCGCCTCCAAGGGCTACCTCCAGAGCGCATTCTTCGATCTGCGCCCCTGGACTCGCCTCGACTGTGCCCGCCTGCTCGAAGAGGCCGAAGAGCTGACGACAGATGAGCCCATCAGCAACGAAATAGCCTCCACACTGCGCGCGCTGAAGCAGGAGTTCACACCAGAGCTGCAACGACGCAGCGGCGAGCGCAACACCGAGCTTCGCCTCGAGTCGATAGATCAACGCATTACATCAATAGCAGGCAAGCCACTAACCGACGGCTACCACTTTGCATCAACACTCGTTGATGACGATGGTCGCCCCTTCGGCCAGGGAGCAAATCTCTACTCCGGCATCACGATTCGAGCCACCGCCGGGCCTTTCTCCGCATACATCCGGAGCGAGCTGCAACGCGTTCCCTCAACCCCCACCCCAAACATGCAGGCCCAACAACAGATAGCCCTCGCGGACTTCACACCATTTGCAGCCGCAGGCCCGACATCGAACTTTCTTCGCGGCCGCCTTCTCGAAGCAAACGTCTCCTTCGCCTTTGCCAACAACCAACTCACCTTCGGCCAGCAGACGCTCTGGTGGGGTCCCGCGCGTAGCGGTTCCACACTCTTTAGCAATAACGCCGAGCCTATCACCATGCTTCGCTACGATCGTCTCCAGCCCTTTGAACTGCCCGGCTTTCTCAAGCTTCTCGGCCCCATCCGTGCCCAACTGCTGGTAGGCCGCCTTTCAGGCGCGCAGTATCTACAGGCCGACCATACAACCTTCGGAACCCCAGGCACCGCAATCGACAATCAACCTT
This is a stretch of genomic DNA from Granulicella sp. WH15. It encodes these proteins:
- a CDS encoding phytanoyl-CoA dioxygenase family protein, encoding MKAFHELKAADLTAEVLQDEIASKGYVLIRGLLPQDAVHSVLDDVTQLLSTANWLAADSDPRERIARMGAACGDPDPVFKRVYQEVFNLESFHALPHQSTLHNVMKMLVGDQVLVHPKPIGRLIFPNCEHLVVHAHQDYEFMGGDPEFFTVWIPLHDCPVNAGPLRILEGSHRFGVQPHQRENLHVPEIPIEEAAGEAWVGGRINAGDVLIFHSLTVHAASPNLTEQMRISLDCRFQDARRVLNPSNLVFAGESGKSWEKTYANWQSDELKFYWRSIPLTFKPSKAELEHLSQTAESPSARAKYARMVSQLI
- a CDS encoding cytochrome c; this translates as MKMSSKYISRFALAVGAFLLIFVAAAQAQTAPTQQAAQKRVAQPQKSEQVHSEGERIFAQNCSRCHTAPDGFSPRISGTVVRHMRVRAQLSQHDEEELLRFFNP
- a CDS encoding capsule assembly Wzi family protein; the protein is MSLTSVVTQHAAAQSKDTPQRNVSYMASPYVPIESWVYPAFDLLASKGYLQSAFFDLRPWTRLDCARLLEEAEELTTDEPISNEIASTLRALKQEFTPELQRRSGERNTELRLESIDQRITSIAGKPLTDGYHFASTLVDDDGRPFGQGANLYSGITIRATAGPFSAYIRSELQRVPSTPTPNMQAQQQIALADFTPFAAAGPTSNFLRGRLLEANVSFAFANNQLTFGQQTLWWGPARSGSTLFSNNAEPITMLRYDRLQPFELPGFLKLLGPIRAQLLVGRLSGAQYLQADHTTFGTPGTAIDNQPFIHGEKFSFAPTPNFQFGVSRTVLFAGKGAPFTTSSFSRSIFSVGTGDEQNDPGDRRTAFDASYRIPGLRQCLTGYVDAFAEDEPFPLNYPTQSTWISGFTLRCVPRLPHLTVRAEGLLSPHRSLFPGFYYFNVHYLSGYTNNRQLIGSWIGREGQGEQLWATWQISPRSFIELSTRSMNASSEFLQGGSLRDLRVTADIALHPEWQLRLEDQAERWRFPLLYAQPQHNNAFTLQLSYRPLGRTR
- a CDS encoding SLBB domain-containing protein — its product is MTLRQHTHLNVRFARPARVLLLALSSVAGFMLLLPSHAMAQESSVLDSTQSTSTSQPPTNPDTSASAMAFGGSTDTSDDRTSSIASSNLDAPAASLPADQIIRILEQNPDLSTEVKSQVADRLQQQGTQVEASDISDAMLDNQIMTNAGVRANITTFLRSRGYISPQNGLQSMATGNAQDDPLSSQSALALSDNMSTATRFSSNSSPLDEDETTLSPRTNTSINRQNNAARRGHEETSASTDAPKVFHQPTPYNLRSMRDLYTQIPEQSAPLKRFGSEVFVTRDLSSSMSRGTSTRDTPLDIPLGPDYVVGPGDTLTINLWGGVTQSLTRAIDRSGQILLPEAGSLQVAGLPLQRAESLITSALKQQYRNVQVSVMISRLRSVRVYLVGDVQRPGGYDISSLATPLSALYAAGGPTSVGSLRIVRHYRGQQLIEDIDLYDFLLHGVQKNSARFESGDTLQVPPAGPQVAVSGAVKRPAIYELKPGESTLASVVEDAGGLTVAASLGHITIERIDANHQRETVTLSNSSGQAPQPDHAAIDKFLIKDGDRIHIAPILPYSERAIYLQGHVVRPGRLPYSDAMRLSDVLHSYQDMLPEPAAHGEIVRLVPPDLHAETISFDVPDVLIGNANLSLQPFDTIRIFGRYEVDTPKVTIHGEVLRPGNYPLSAGMTAAQLVRMAGGFKRDALLDSADLTSYGIEGGNRVAGKLATLHIGAAVNGTEPNSDVPLKPGDILTIHQITGWNDIGQSVRIEGQVRFPGNYGFQEGEHLSSVLRRAGGLRDTAYPEGAVLIREQVRELEEKSRQELIRQIETNSAAARLGPALGAGDTGSTLQLIKSQQEQALNQLKSQPASGRMVIHISDDINSWANTPADIELRRGDVLTIPKRPGFVLVSGQVYNATALTFAPGKTAAWYLSHAGGTNSTANRKEIFIIRANGSVVGHHSGGFFDPNVLSTRLNPGDVVVVPQKIIGASLLWRNLLTTAQLASSIGITAGIAAAAL